The Dysidea avara chromosome 11, odDysAvar1.4, whole genome shotgun sequence genome includes the window caagagttgatgtgtacaaatactccttcctcccttgaacaattattcaatggaactcccttcaaattcctaacatcgacaaaatagatcttgaaacatttaagaacgctgtaagtaatataatataatgtgtgattgtaatgctcattagcgtgttgcccccagtgggttttgctaattaacaataataatagaaGCTGTTTAACCCAACTGACAACAACACATGACTTTGCCCATTGTCTGAATGAAGAGGacaatgtaacgtgttactgcTCAAGGCTCTCAGGGCCATTCCTGACTCTTGTCTGTCATTTCACCACAGTATCAGAGGAACTCTACTTATTTAGATTGAGAATTTTCTTAGTAATCATTCACATCTTGAAAGCTCTCCATTCTGGTGTTCCCCAGATCACTGTATTAGTCCCCTTGCTTTTGCTAATATATATATTCATTTACAAGCACAAAGAAAGATCAGATTATATGCTAATAATGTTTACCATTCCATAGAAGAGACTGTTATGCTCTACAAAGAGATCTTGACATTCTCACAAGTGAGTTCTACAGTTTAATCATTGAATGGAAAAACTGAAGAAAATTTAAAACTGTCAATTCTGGTATCTATAATATAGATACATATTCTGGTATCTATAATATAGATACATATTCTGGTATCTATAATATAGATACATATTCTGGTATCTATGTAATTTCGTACATCAATTTTGCAATTTACTTCTATTCCTCCTACTTTTTAGAGTTTATATTATCCAACATGAAACACTCTAGAGTAGTCCTTATAATACAATCTTGCTACCTGCTTTTTAAGAGATTTATGTTAGTAGATGTGTGGGGGGTCTTATCATATTCTATAACAGGTCTCATCATACGTAGCTTAAATTTATGACAGTTAAAGACAGGATAATGGTATAAGTTATGATGTAGAAAGACACTGGCTTTGCCTGCTGTCTACTGCTTGATGTATTCATTCCAGGAGCAATTATTACTTCATGATATTTAGCATGTACTTATGGTACTTTATTGAGTGGCTGTCAATATAATAGGTGCTAGGTATGATGTTCTTTTTGTTAGAAATTCTAAAAATCATACTTCAGGTTAAATATCATCTGCCATTTGTGTGACCATTCCCCCTTATATAGTCAACTCCCCAGTGATCAAGCACCATTTACAGTGAACATGTAGCAGCACAAGAATTTATCATTATTGATGAAAGACATCTTATTTGACTAAGACAATATACATACAGGGtcctagactcaggggtaccattTACTGATAGTGGTCAGTAAAGGAGCCCTGGAAAGGCTTACACTACAATACCACTGTAGAAAAGGTTCAGCTTAGGTGATCCAATAGATCCTGGTCTGAGTCTAGAATTAAATattctgtatgagcaggataCAGCAACCTGAGCAACTTGCTCAAACAGGAATCTTATTTAATAGTTTTCTTCTTCACTTGTAACTCAACACTGACAACATGCACATGAGGTGTTTCTTATTTTGCTCATGCTTGTACACAAGGCATACAAAGATGATCAGCAAGGTTTATACTAAATGAAAAAGACAGATATGGTAGTGCTACTGAAATGATGGATTTCTTGGGTTGGCCTAGTTCGCAAAGTAGAACAACAGATGCAAAATTGGTTAGAAAAATATTGTTGGCGTCGATTTTGATGATATACCACTAACGCATCATACACGTAGTCATTTGATGCAGCCTTACACAAGAGTGGACGTATATAAATACTCCTTTATACCATCAACAAACAGACTCTAGAACACTCTACCAAGAAATGTGGTTAATCAAAAGAATCAGTAAACAAATTTCAAGACACAattgcatacatacacatacacttgTAATTAACTAACTATCACTAAActaatgtacacatgtacaatcaCGCACATGATTTATATATGTATGATAATAGCTACTCCACTCAGAAGGTGTATAGCTAGTCTACATCTATTTTTCCATAGGATCCATTAGCATAGATAATAGTAGGCTGTTTAAGCACACTAACTGGTCCATATTAATATTATAAGGTAAAATGTGTGGGTTTCTGTATAGTCCAGCAACTGAAATTGCTCATTGGCTGTTGACTAGACTGGTAGTTGACATGTCGCAGATCATAGTTTTGGAGTGACATCCAAAGGAAAGTGCACACTGACTCATATCAAGGTCACATGTTCAGTTCAGTATATCTATGGTTCAGATCAGGTGGCCAAGTTCACAAGCAGTCATGTGCAAATGAGGTATATTGTACTTGATATTTAAATGGGGAGTCCACTCAGTTTatgctgattttcagtggagccctagAAACAACATACAGAAATATACATAAAAACAAATACATGATACAACAGCTAGAAATATACTTAATTAGAATACAAATACTGAAAGGATAACAAAGTGGCAGCCTCCACAGTGGCCTGGTATAGTGTATCAGGGTGTTGTAGTTCACAGTAGTAAATGGCGAATAGATTAGATGTTATTATTTGACCTCTTCTTTGCTGCAAGTCCATGAAACGGAGTTATTGCATCATTCTGCAGGCCTTTAGGCTGGTGGAGGGGGGTTTTGAAGAGAAAAAGTCCACAATTTAGTGTTAAGGTCCAACCAAATTCAGCTTTTTTAGTATctagcatgcccccagaccccctagttttaACATACTTCACATGCCTGATATAAACGTTCATGGCCACACCACACAAAAAGTCCACTTTTCATCCAAAGAACTTACCCAGTTAAAAAGTCTTGACTGTGGCCCTGGCATCCTGGTAGTCTTGCATGGCTAGATATGCATGGTGCATGCTTACTGATTGAAGATAACAAGCGCTTAATCTTCAATCAATAGGCGGAGAGTAGGGTCTAGCCACGCAAGACTATCATAGCATTCTGGGTCACTCAAATGTTTACAACACTAAGGCAAACCATTGAACACATAGCAACAGTATAGTCATCATATCAGTTTGATCTGGAAACTAACAATCAAGCTCATTTTACACAATGGCTTTTGATGAAATTCAACCTGTCATCTATTGAAGCTCACAATAGCATTGCCATGGCAGTTCTATCCAAATTCAATCATAACAGTAAGTTATAGGCCACAACAAACTACCAAATAACAGAATTGTCCTTTACTACACTGTCATTAAGTGATTGTGGTCTCTCACTTTATAACATACTGAATGCTGCCAAATACCATCCATTTTAAGTACTTCATTTTAGAATTTGTGACATGTTATCTTATTTTTTTGCCTCATTTCTTGTAACATTTAGTTATTATGTTATCATGTTCATTTTTGATAACACAGAAGCAATTCACAGAGATGAATTTCAACATTTGAAGTTATATTGAGTGAGTGATCAAATCAGTGTGATCCACTTCATGATCAGTCTGTAAGAACACAGAACACATTAATGATTCTCAAGTTAATGTTTCTCACAGTAGCAGCCATTTGTACTGGAATGTGACAATTGGAACCATATTTTGTTGTAACAAAGTAATTGTTCTAACAAAAGGAAATGTACTGTTTTCCAAAAAGTCTACACCTTCCTCACATGAGTGGGTGCTTACTTCCTGTCAACAACTGCTAATGATGACATGTAAGTTGTCAGATGCTGTGGATGAGTATAAAAGCAACACACTGACCACCACCATGTTAATTTTTGCAGTGATGAAGTGCCTTTTGTTGCTTACAACTGTTCTGTTGGCTCTGGTAGCCACTGGTCATTGCTACTACATTGGAGTTAGTCAATATGACATTACAGGACCAGCTGCTGAGATCAACATGGTAAGTATATTGTTGTGTTATTGCAGTGTATAGTTCATGTGTATTATAGGgtgtagtatgtatgtgtgtggtgtggtcaatgtatgtagtgttgttCATGTTAGACTTGTGGTGTGGTTGTAGTGTTGTTCATGTTaaactttgggtgcccacaccttcacctgtgagacaggTACATCCTCCtgtaggttactagtcctgccccaggaggatttttcTGCACTGACTCaaagcacctgagtagtgcacaggtgtcccagtgttgGTTCACTGGCTGCGGTAGAATGGTAGCCAAAGGctttactttgtgtgtgtgtgtgcgtgtgtgtgtgtatgtgtgtgtgtgtgtgtgtgtgtgtgtgtgcgtgtgtgtgtgtatgtgtgtgtgtgtgtgtgtgtgtgtgtgtgtgtgtgggtgcgtgcgtgcatgcgtgcgtgtgtatgtgtgtgtgtgtgtgtgtgtgtgtgtgtgtgtgtgtgcgtgcgtgcgtgcgtgcgtgtgtggtgcatgtgtttgtgtgtgtatgtgtgtgtttcttCAAGGTAGTATAAAATATGTACACGATTTTGTCTCTCACCTATACAGATGGGTTATGCAAGCTTAGACCAAGTCACAGCTGGGATACACTTCAGGTTGTGGTGCAGAACATTCATAATTGCCAACAGTTTGTCCGGTCCACGAGTTGTCCTGGTAACCTTGGATACTCAGACTGCAAGCCAGATCATGAAGATAGAGGTAAGCACATAACAAGCATCAACATGTGATATACATTATCACTTTTACAGGTGGTGAAAAAATTACAAGTTATATATGGTAACCTGTACACTGATGACAATGTGTTGCTCagtggcacacacacacattctgGTCCTGGAGGGTATTGGCAGTATGTTCTGTTTGAGTTCACCTCATTGGGGTTTGTGAAGGAGAGCCTTGATGTGATTGTGGATGGAGTGGTGGAGAGCATTAAGATTGGTATGTCATTATTTATTGTCAAAATATCATACCTCAGTAATTGACCAACAAAGATGTGGTctcaataatgaggtggcctaCTTGAGATGGTCACTATagtgaggtggccttattaatgaggtcatgaagtacactttagctaATTTTGGGACTTACTTGACATAGTCACTATTTTTATTTCTGTGTAGCACACAACAACATGAAGAAGGGGTCACTGTTAACTAGTTCAGGAAGCCTCACAAATTCTAGCATCAACAGAAGTCCCTTTGCTTACGAGCAGAATTTGGACAAAAATGAGTAAGTTAAACTGCTGACAATACAGGATGTTTACCTGTTTACTGTTTATCACTTACCATAGTTACCCAACTGATGTTGACTACACTATGTTCTTGTTGAAGTTAGTCAGCGACAAAAATCAACCTCTTGGCTCAATAAGGTTTGATATAATATAATGTCCAACAGTCCAGGGTTCTACGTACTAAAGTGAAATTTCAAGTTGTGTGCAAACACAACTATTTTATTTAGTCCAAATGTGTAGTTCTGGCCAGTGGTGACCACGTTAGGAGTCAGGGCAGAACCTGGTGACATCAAATCTGGTGTGGCTgacaactataatattatttcctCTGCAGCTGGTTTCCTGTCCATACCACAAGTATGAACAACACTAATGATTTAATCAGTGGTGATAATAAGGGGTATGCCTCCTACCTTATGGAGCAGCATATGAACAATGGAGCACTGCCTGGAAAGGTATTTCCTGAGTGTATTTATGTGATGTGATCATCACTGATCATTCTAGGGTTCGTTTGTGGCTACATTTCCTCAGAGTCATTCTGGAGATGTCTCCCCTAACACTGCTGGTGCAAGATGCATTGGCACTGGTCTTCCCTGTGATTATAAGACCAGTACTTGTAGTGgaaaggtgtgtgtgtatgtgtgtgcgtgtatgtgcatttgtgtgtgtgtacagtatgttgATGGTGTGGCTAATGGCAGCGTCTCTGTCTCTGACTGCATGATGGAGACCAGGAAGGATTAGAGTTCCCTCACATTAGCCTAATAAGCCAACAGCAGGGTTTACATCCTGCATACGTTTCATTAGGTTCCTGATCATGACCCATTGTCATTTGCCTATTCTCCCTCCTATGCTGGCCTAGAGATAAGGAGGCTTGTAAATCAGTTACTCATTGTCCTTTAATTGACTATGTGGATATTATGGGGACTGGAGCAGAGATCAATTCTCTGGTGGGGAGAAAGATTGATCCTTGGCCAAGTGGTTGTgatatatgtgtgtgttgtgtgtgatgCTGTGCATACTATAGTGTATGTACTTACATCTTGTTACCCTATGTATACAGGATGAGTTGTGTATTGCATTTGGTCCTGGTGTGGACATGGTAGACAGCACAAGAATTATTGGAGAGAATCAATACTACTTTACCAGGGTATGCTCAACAACTAACCgtacatgtgtacacactatACATTATCAACACATAGACACTGCTCGGAAATGCATCCAACTCTCTGTCAGGACCAGTGGATTCCAGGCACACCTACGTAGACATGACTAGACTAACAGTGAATTTGGAGGATGGTAGACTAGTATGAAACAATCTTACATCTCCACATCAAATCTAGTGTAATATTTAGGCCAAAACCTGTCCACCTGCCATGGGTAGGAGTTTTGCAGCTGGTACCACTGATGGGCCAGGAAGTTTAGATTTTAGTCAAGGTTGAGTGCTGCCGAGTATTGTTGTATCTGTAGTTGCTACATGTTGTACATACAGCCGACACAGGCAGGAATATATTTTGGGATTTAGTCCGAGGTTTTATTAGTTCCCCAACCCCACAGCAAGAAGATTGTCATGCCCCAAAGCCCATTCTACTCAACACTGGAGGGGTGGATATACCTTATGAATGGCAACCATCAATTGTACCTGTACAAATTGTACAAGTCGGACAGTTGTATGTTTTGGCTGCACCAGGAGAGTTTACGTAAGTTATTTTGTGTTAGAGGAATGTTAGTAGTTCTTGTCACCTTTGTAGTACGATGGCTGGCAGGAGACTCATCAACAGTGTTAAGAAGGTTGGTGCTAATTATTTTTATACCTGTTAATTTGGAGGATACTTAATGAATACACATTGTCCTTAGACCCAAAGTCATATTCCTTAGTACATGAACTTACCTGTAAGTGGaagatcaggacaccttgataatcaggatacttttacaaggtgtccatattatacaggtttcactgtatcttTACAGTTTAAAAttacaacatgtaacagcacTGTATGTCTGTTTGTTATTGCAGACACTGAGGGATAATGGAGTCACTGGAGACATTCATGTAGTTATTTCAGCACTAGCTAACACTTATATTAACTATGTTGCTACTCTTGAAGAATACAATGTCCAGAGATATGAGGGTGCCTCCACAATATATGGGCCACACACTCTATCTGCCTTTATACAGGAATTCAACAAGCTTGCAGTGGCATTAGCCAaggtgtgtgtgcatacatacatgagTGTGTGTACAGTAGTAGTAACAGCAGTGTGTCATtacatacgtatatgtacagtatgtggtgTTCTTGTAGGGTGTTCCAGTCAGCACTGGCCCATCACCACCCAACTATCTTGATGAGCAGATATCACTGGTAACTCCAGTAGTATTAGATGGTGTTCCCTTCCTAAAGGATTTTGGTGATATCAAATCTAATGCTCTTCCTAAAGGATTTTGGTGATATCAAATCTAATGCTCATTCCAGATACAGACGGGGGGTGAGTGTGACAAAGTGTTCCTAAGAAACCAATCAGTTCACAAGGTCACCTGCCTAAACCAAGCCAAccaatgtgtcatttgtgtacaactataggcagtgttgggggtgacgtgttacttatgtaatgcattacgtaatacttttgtggtaactaagtaatacaaTGAAATACGctaaacaggtaatataactcaagttagtttacttacaaatgtaatgcgttacctaagtaatatagttactgtaatgaatctaatattacataatattattactgcaagtaacgaagttactaatctagTGATGAAGCccactgaatgaagcttattcaccagcttcttgcttataaccaaaatttgcacattgtccaacaacacaatcatgtcacgtgataaggtggtagtttcacatgtgacagcttaaggctgtggacacaaagtaatataatgtgtaatattattatggttactttattttttgggtaatatgtaactgtaactaaatagttcagttgcaagtaatatgtaataacagtaatatgtaactggttacttttacaatgtaactagttacttttacaaagtaactgtcccaacactgactatAGGTGCATGCATACACGCATAGTGTAGCCACCAGATTAAACCGTTTGATTAAAAGGAGAAGTACCGAACATTATTGCTTATAATTTTCTATAAGTTTAACAAACATGACTAGATTATAATGGGTATGTGCCTGTCAATATAAATGCATATTTGTTTATTCCCTTCAGTCCTTTAGTAAACAAATCCTGTACCCCATGTTCTGTCCTACGCACATAACATAATTTAACATGAACTCTTTTCATTTAGTCAACCGTGTTTGTGTCATTTTGGGCCGGCCACCCAAGAAATAACTTCATGGTATGATAGGTCATGCAGTGACATAACAGGCTAATGTATGTAAGCATATATGCATGTTGCAGACAGGGAAAACATTCCTGGAAGTACAAAAGAAAAAATCGAATGGTGCCTGGAAAGTGCTGTACACTGATGCATCTTGTGAGACAAGGTTGGTATCCTAACTGCTTGTGGTCGTGCTTAGTAGCATAATAATTGTGTTGTTACTTTACAGGTTTCGGTGGGTTCGTACTTCAGTTGCACTTGGACAAAGCAGAGTCGAAATAGAGTGGGATATTCCTAGCAATGCAGCTAAGGGGACTTACCGCATTAAACACTTTGGATACCGCAAACGTGTCAATTTGTTTGGATCTCAGATACGTCCTTACTCTGGTGTGTCGAGAAAGTTCGAAGTTTATTAAAAGAACACATTAAATTCATAAAACTGCAGCTGTGTTTTGTATATTTTAATTTCTTGTGGTGTAGTAAATTGCTATGGTATCCATGGTTACTATCATCCTCCAGTAATCTCACCGTATATTTCCGTTTATGTTGTCACGTGCGGTACGTAGCATAGCAAGTTGGAGGATGGCCATACTCTTTCTCCTTGCAATTCTTGTTCTTGCTAGCGTGTCAGAGTCTTACTATATCGGGGTGGGTCGCTATGATATTAGACCTACAGGACTAGCGGCTGGGATTAACATGGTATGGAATGTGACATGGTGCTATCGCTACagattagtctcgcgtagccagagctgccagacccttttctttcttttgtgtgggggcgggaaagaaaagggtctggtgaacatagtatagcatcgtcgttgggctatcccgagattgtggggattctactgcgcagcttccggattgttgttTGGTGCAAATGACGTGATCTGCTACATTTGcgtcctgttaccatagatatttcagtagtagctatggCAACAGGATGCAAATATTACCAAATCACGTCATTCGTGCCAATCAACAATCCAGAaactgcgcagtagaatccccacaatctcgggatagcccaacgacgatgctatactatgttcatcagacccttttctttccccgcccccacacaaaagaaagaaaagtgtctggctatgcgagactagcTACAGATGGACTATGCTAACCCTTCTCAGATATCAAATGGTATTCACTTGAGACAACAGAGCAGAGTGTTTATATTTGCTGAGTCATCCAGCAGCGAGAGAGTAGTGTTCGTATGACCACTCAGATAATGAAACTTGAGGTAAAATATGCCCACATTCATCTTATAAAGCACACAGAGCCCCTGGTCGCATATTTCGTTGCTGAATGAACTTCAATGACCTCCAGTTTGCAATTGATTGATACTTCTTTGTATACAAGTAtaataatagaacaatcaattcTGTCCCAGTATAAACCATTataatactctattagaacaatcagTCTACTGTCAATGATGCAGCAGTCTTTGACATTGCacgttataatattattttcttAACTATACTACTGTATTTATGATGTTGCGTTTATACGTTTTCAGGTGAAGACAAGCCCTCCAGCTATGGGTTACAGTTTTGCTGCAGGCACTGTTGATGGTCCAGCAGCATGCATTTAATTTCGAGCAAGGTTTGTAACAACTGCATTCCTTTACTGCATGTATCTATAGTGGAACCCCTAATGGGACCatagacaagtgtcctgattatcaaggtgtccttattagtaagATGTCCTTATTAGTaagatgtcctgatttcaggggtctaagtaatgcTTGTAAACTAATagaaatgggaccatggacaagtatcctgattatcaaggtgttcttattagtgaggtgtcctgatttcaggagtCTAAATGTGTGCACTCTGGGACTAttgacaagtgtcctgattatcaaggtgtccttattagtgaggtgtcctgatttcaggagtCTAAATGTGTGCACTCTGGGACTAttgacaagtgtcctgattatcaaggtgtccatatttcaGAATGTCATGCTTTGCTCCTGTATTTGTATGCAGGAGACAATGGAACTGGGTATACGTTCTGGAATGTGGTACAGGATCTGTTGCATACGCCCAGCAAGGAACAGATAGAGTTTcaccagagttgggggtaactagttacttttgtaactaagttacgtaactgattacttttacagtaactagtaatataactagttactttctttgtaactagcaacttgtaactaggagtaattgtctgaaaagtaactataaataattatgctttaaaagcaagagcacttcaatttttgtgccatatatgctacagccacattaagtagacagattctgtgtactgttctctatgattcagcttgagtaacagatgtagcaataattaaaacttagccacagaattgttattttaagtgcacatatgaactgcatcccttaatgatgcatatctttgcaaaattcatgttacaaaagctaaaaacaagtcataatttatactacgaaagtaactagtaactagagtacttagttaccttttcaaaagtaactgtaactataactaagttacatgggataaacgAAAcgagtaactagttacttttttggagtaactaccccaactctgagtGTCACCACCCTAAGCCGATCTTACTGGACATAGGCGACATGACATTCCCTTACCAGTGGGCAGCTGCCATTGCCATTGTACCCGTACAAATACTGAGGATTGGACTACCGTTCATATTGGGTGTGCCAGGAGAGTTTAGGTATGGAGAAAGGTTCACTGTGCAATAGTGTTACTGTGTTGTCCTGCAGCACAATGGCTGGTAGAAGATTAAGAGATAATGTCAAAAAGGTACTTAAATATTAATACATGTATGGCGTGAAGTGGCATCCTCTCTAATCTGAACTTTTGCAAAATTGCAAATTACCATTCAGTTTGAGTTTTAATACAAATGGTAATTACTGCTAGAGTAGATCATGAAAATAGCTGAACAGGACTCTACTAGTATGGACCAATTCACACTGGACCCTTTATTatagtgctgaaatgattatcctgttatttgactattcggtcggCATGACACTATTTGATTTTttaacacactattcgaataatTGTAGCAGTTTGTACAGTGTGTTCAGATGGAAAAGCCGCCTTGATACTTAAGAATGTAATGTATTTATGCtgtaaaattctattttagaaaagatagaaataaCTCTTAGGCTTTAACTTGCTCCCTATAACAAAaagtttcagtacttattcaatagaagtataagcttaaagaaatTCGGTCATTTTGTTCATAACTATTAAATTGctatttgtttcagcactagGGGTATgcgataatgaaaattttattgTTGCGATGATGTACCtcattatcacgattatcacaATACTTGACTACACacatataatatattaattAGACACTGTAAATGTCTCATAAATAAATTATCACTGTGTCACTTATTATGTAGCTACCTGTACATCTGGAAACCAGTAtcatgacaaaaaaaattaatttatattATACCTGGAATTGTAAAATTTTCTCATTTCAGGTTGGCCACATTTAGTTTACAGAAGTATCCTATTATCACAATAATGCAATAAAATATTAGCGATAACGATAATGACTTTTCACAATAATCGATTAATCACAGTTATTGCACAGCACTACTTTATTATCTGTGATGTgtgatataggatattttcctatcacgattattacactatcacgattattacactatcacgattattacactatcacgatacgatatcacgataattatacaaactcattactcagcttgtgtatttacactgatgacacttgtagcagtgatctactagaagtacaatacaacatggtacatgactgGCATACAACGTTACAAGCTCTTTTGTCAAAAAAAAGTACAGTGAACAATGACATCTAATACCTAGGcttatatcacaatataaagattctatattatatcatgatatagaaaattttatcatgatatatcgatatatatatcactactgaacaataatattatttgtgcatgtgtatgctctattagagtagtttataagCACTCTAGATGAATGTGGTTTAGTGATTAACCAGGCACACAAGGTGTTCAAATAATGGAATATATTCAAGTTAAATTGTATGTTGTTACTTTGCTGACTAACTCTACAACAGAACGGAGTTACTGGTGACATTGAAGTGGTGATTGCTGGACTAGCTAACACTTATGCTGACTACATCACTACTCCTGAAGAGTATAGTGTTCAAAGATATGAGGGTGCCTCCACCATATATGGGCCATATACATAGTGGCTTAATTACATTCAGGAGTTCAACAAACTTGCTGTAGCTATAGCCAAGGTATGTATGTGATTGCAATACCTAAGCTCGAGCTAAAAATATTATAGGTGAATTCGCATTtggtggccacctctttaataaggtCACATTATTATAGTAaccaggtcccaaacatagctaaggtgtacttcatgactttCTTTAGGGTCATTCAGTTGATAAAAGTCCTGAACCACCCAATGATCTCAGCAAGCAATGGTCTCTGGTCCCACCTGTCATATGCGCCAGATGGTATACCAATGAGAAAGAAATTTGGTGAAGTAGAGAAAGACGTCAAACCATCGTACGTACACTCATGGAGTAAACTAGCATCACCTTCATTATGAGTTTAATAAAATGACATGTTTGTAGAATTAAACTGTGGTAGTGTCATTTTGGGCTGGTCATGCACCCACGAAATGATTATATTCTTTCCAACAGACAGGGAAAACATTTTTAACAGTGGAATACAAAAGCACTAACAGTGACTGGCAAGTAGTACACACTGATGCTTCATGGGAGATGAGGTATGTCCCCAATAAAATGTACCCCTAATTTATTAAATGATGCAGATTCCGGTGGAAGCATACGTCTGAGATAACAGGTGAAAGTTTAGCTACAGTTGAGTGGGACATCCCATCAAGTGCACTGACTGGAACCTACTGTATCCAACACTTTGGTAACCAC containing:
- the LOC136237782 gene encoding uncharacterized protein; translation: MISLSSHLYWNVTIGTIFCCNKVIVLTKGNVLFSKKSTPSSHEWVLTSCQQLLMMTLMKCLLLLTTVLLALVATGHCYYIGVSQYDITGPAAEINMMGYASLDQVTAGIHFRLWCRTFIIANSLSGPRVVLVTLDTQTASQIMKIEVVKKLQVIYGNLYTDDNVLLSGTHTHSGPGGYWQYVLFEFTSLGFVKESLDVIVDGVVESIKIAHNNMKKGSLLTSSGSLTNSSINRSPFAYEQNLDKNDYPTDVDYTMFLLKLVSDKNQPLGSISWFPVHTTSMNNTNDLISGDNKGYASYLMEQHMNNGALPGKGSFVATFPQSHSGDVSPNTAGARCIGTGLPCDYKTSTCSGKDELCIAFGPGVDMVDSTRIIGENQYYFTRTLLGNASNSLSGPVDSRHTYVDMTRLTVNLEDGRLAKTCPPAMGRSFAAGTTDGPGSLDFSQADTGRNIFWDLVRGFISSPTPQQEDCHAPKPILLNTGGVDIPYEWQPSIVPVQIVQVGQLYVLAAPGEFTTMAGRRLINSVKKTLRDNGVTGDIHVVISALANTYINYVATLEEYNVQRYEGASTIYGPHTLSAFIQEFNKLAVALAKGVPVSTGPSPPNYLDEQISLVTPVVLDGVPFLKDFGDIKSNALPKGFCPLSTVFVSFWAGHPRNNFMTGKTFLEVQKKKSNGAWKVLYTDASCETRFRWVRTSVALGQSRVEIEWDIPSNAAKGTYRIKHFGYRKRVNLFGSQIRPYSGVSRKFEVY